One stretch of Nitrospirota bacterium DNA includes these proteins:
- a CDS encoding response regulator, whose amino-acid sequence MTEADDLKNWCHEALLARAAALEAARDALGKGEVESVGSIRRIANSIRSLCAQCGFCEITDAAQALALADDAAMPDRLGRILAMLHTVDGIPEDRRKSILAVDSDPNVLAALRERLTSSGRRIVTADSAARAGEILASSNIQLILLGMFLPDIDARDLLVRLKEESATSGIPVLILSDSAHRRTRLECLALGAEDVLTKPLDLEHLATVVSARLQRADEISRGSLYDPLTRVPSRGAFIEAFQRAQSHAARTREPVSVAMLDLDHLQLINESYGRSVGNGVIRRFSAVVSQGLRKSDLLARWGWEGFVVLFPDTDGKGAARALEKALEHLRKGTFQSRDGGKFKATFSAGVTPVRAGDRVEDVVREAIRLMNAAKGAGRDRVIFSDEGTALQVKKVLLVEDDPIVASVLQHRLEREGFEVSTYTEGIVALDSCKKAAPDLIILDVEIRGMDGLELLSRFRGHPFLRKVPIVLLAGLGSEGTVSRALELGANDAITKPFSPVELVARIRRQMTRG is encoded by the coding sequence ATGACGGAAGCGGACGACCTCAAGAACTGGTGTCACGAAGCCCTTCTGGCCCGCGCCGCGGCGCTGGAGGCGGCGCGGGACGCCCTTGGCAAGGGAGAGGTGGAGTCCGTCGGTTCCATCCGGCGTATCGCCAATTCCATCCGTTCCCTGTGCGCACAATGCGGCTTCTGTGAAATTACCGATGCGGCTCAAGCCCTGGCTTTAGCCGATGATGCTGCGATGCCCGATCGCCTCGGTCGGATTCTGGCGATGCTCCATACCGTCGACGGTATTCCGGAAGATCGCCGCAAATCCATCCTGGCGGTCGATTCGGATCCGAACGTTCTCGCGGCCCTGCGTGAGCGGCTGACTTCCTCCGGCCGTCGAATCGTTACGGCGGACTCCGCGGCGAGGGCGGGTGAGATCCTGGCCTCGTCCAACATCCAACTGATTCTTCTCGGAATGTTCCTGCCCGACATCGACGCCAGAGACCTCCTTGTGCGCCTCAAGGAGGAGTCGGCCACGTCTGGGATTCCCGTGCTGATCCTTTCGGATTCGGCCCACCGGCGGACGCGATTGGAATGCCTGGCCCTCGGCGCGGAGGACGTTCTGACCAAGCCGCTCGATCTGGAGCATTTGGCCACCGTCGTATCCGCGCGCCTCCAACGTGCCGATGAGATTTCTCGCGGATCGCTCTACGATCCCCTGACGCGCGTGCCGAGCCGGGGGGCCTTTATCGAGGCTTTTCAGCGCGCGCAGTCGCATGCCGCTCGGACCCGCGAGCCGGTTTCGGTGGCGATGCTCGATCTCGATCATCTTCAATTGATCAACGAATCCTACGGGCGCTCCGTGGGCAACGGGGTGATTCGTCGCTTCAGCGCAGTCGTCTCCCAGGGGCTTCGGAAGTCCGACCTCCTGGCGCGCTGGGGGTGGGAAGGATTCGTCGTCCTCTTTCCGGACACCGATGGCAAGGGGGCGGCACGGGCCCTCGAAAAGGCCTTGGAGCATCTTCGCAAGGGCACATTTCAATCAAGGGATGGCGGGAAATTCAAAGCGACATTCTCCGCGGGGGTCACGCCCGTTCGGGCCGGGGACCGCGTGGAGGATGTCGTCCGTGAGGCGATCCGCCTCATGAACGCGGCGAAAGGGGCCGGCCGGGACCGGGTGATTTTTTCCGATGAGGGAACGGCTCTGCAGGTCAAGAAGGTGCTGCTGGTCGAGGACGATCCCATCGTGGCATCCGTGCTCCAGCATCGTCTGGAGCGGGAAGGATTTGAAGTGTCCACATACACGGAGGGAATCGTCGCTCTGGATTCTTGCAAGAAGGCTGCGCCCGATCTCATCATCCTCGATGTTGAGATTCGCGGAATGGACGGTTTGGAACTGTTGAGTCGGTTTCGCGGCCATCCGTTCCTCCGGAAGGTTCCGATCGTCCTTTTGGCGGGGTTGGGGAGCGAGGGGACGGTGTCGCGCGCCCTGGAATTGGGAGCGAACGACGCCATCACCAAACCCTTCTCTCCCGTGGAACTGGTGGCGCGAATCCGCCGGCAGATGACGCGCGGCTGA
- a CDS encoding SAM-dependent DNA methyltransferase, with translation MSDVVQKLWGFCHTLRHDGISYGDYIEQITYLLFLKMADEKDVRIPKACAWPELRAQSGSDLLDGYVDILRKLGKEKGILGDIYSSAQSRFRNPVNLKKLISLIDETEWTALGVDVKAEAYEGLLEKAASEGKKGAGQYFTPRILIQSIVRCMKPDPRKHAEFTICDPGCGTGGFLVAAYEWLVGRTKGGALDREIAKRIRAKTYFGQDLDPQPRRLALMNLYLHGLEAVIALGDSIYEPPGSEKFDVVLTNPPFGTRGANQAPDREDFTVATSNKQLNFVQHVLTILKPGGRAAIVLPDNCLFEDQAGEVMKILTEDCDLHTVLRLPRGTFTPYSQGVKANVVFFTKGYATETVWIYDARTNVPGITKKDRPLAPKHFEGFEKCYGSDPNGRGKRNPTDSKEDRWRSFHISDVKTHDFKLDSFKWLKEDSLEDADDLPDPEELVADAVSELNAAMKDLNKIMAYLENGEAVPNKPKGT, from the coding sequence ATGAGTGACGTCGTCCAAAAACTTTGGGGCTTTTGCCACACCCTCCGTCACGACGGCATCAGCTACGGCGACTACATCGAACAAATCACCTATCTGCTCTTTCTGAAAATGGCCGACGAGAAGGACGTGAGAATTCCCAAAGCGTGCGCGTGGCCCGAACTTCGTGCCCAATCGGGCAGCGACCTTCTCGACGGCTACGTGGATATTCTCCGAAAGCTTGGGAAGGAGAAAGGCATCCTCGGTGATATCTACTCCTCCGCGCAGTCGCGGTTCCGGAATCCCGTCAATCTCAAGAAATTGATCAGTTTGATCGATGAGACGGAATGGACGGCGCTCGGCGTGGACGTGAAGGCCGAAGCCTACGAGGGCCTCCTGGAAAAAGCGGCCAGCGAGGGCAAGAAAGGAGCGGGGCAATACTTCACCCCGCGCATTCTGATCCAGTCGATTGTCCGTTGCATGAAACCCGATCCGAGGAAACACGCCGAGTTCACTATTTGCGATCCCGGCTGCGGAACGGGTGGATTTCTCGTGGCGGCGTATGAATGGCTTGTCGGTCGAACAAAGGGCGGCGCGCTGGATCGCGAGATCGCAAAGCGAATTAGGGCGAAAACCTATTTCGGCCAGGACCTCGATCCCCAGCCGCGCCGTCTTGCCCTGATGAATCTCTATCTCCACGGTTTGGAGGCGGTCATCGCGCTGGGCGACTCAATCTACGAGCCACCGGGAAGTGAGAAGTTCGATGTTGTCCTGACGAATCCACCTTTCGGGACGCGAGGCGCGAACCAAGCGCCGGACCGGGAAGATTTCACCGTGGCCACGTCGAATAAACAGCTCAATTTCGTCCAGCACGTCCTCACCATTCTGAAGCCCGGCGGTCGGGCGGCGATTGTGTTGCCGGACAATTGCTTGTTCGAGGATCAGGCCGGAGAGGTGATGAAAATACTCACCGAGGATTGCGATCTCCATACGGTATTACGCTTGCCGCGTGGGACCTTCACCCCCTACAGCCAGGGCGTGAAGGCAAATGTTGTGTTTTTCACCAAGGGATACGCGACGGAGACGGTATGGATTTACGACGCCCGAACGAACGTGCCGGGGATCACCAAGAAAGATCGCCCGCTCGCGCCGAAGCACTTCGAGGGATTCGAGAAGTGCTATGGCTCCGATCCGAATGGCCGTGGAAAACGGAATCCGACGGACTCGAAGGAGGATCGTTGGCGGAGCTTCCATATTTCAGATGTCAAAACCCACGATTTCAAGCTGGACAGCTTCAAATGGCTCAAGGAAGACTCCCTTGAGGACGCCGATGACCTCCCGGACCCAGAGGAACTCGTAGCCGACGCCGTTTCCGAACTCAATGCCGCCATGAAGGATTTGAACAAGATCATGGCGTATCTTGAGAATGGAGAAGCGGTACCAAACAAACCGAAGGGGACATGA
- a CDS encoding DEAD/DEAH box helicase family protein, whose amino-acid sequence MVQGLGDELEWKTRKKRIDPRLDACDWRLPTKGQVPLRTPYRTEEYPTDNGPADYALHLDGKVLGIVEAKKVTLGPQNVLTQAERYARGATNNGFDFNGLRVPFLYSTNGEVIWFHDIRHPLNRSRRIAGFHTPEALKEQLGRDFDASCRWFTENANAHPRLRPYQVEANTATEQAIANRKREMLVAMATGSGKTFTMANQMYRFMKSGVSKRILFLVDRRALAAQAVRTLASFEPEPGQKFDKLYEVYSQRFHRDDLDEEEKFDPEVLPSDYLLKPSPDHSFVYVCTIQRMAINLFGRNAIFGSGDEEIDEDADHLDIPIHAFDVVIADECHRGYTSQELSVWRNTLDHFDAIKIGLTATPAAHTTSYFKEVVFRYEYERAVREGYLVDYDPVAVHSDVRLRGVFVKEGEKVERVDTETGNEQLDLMEDERHFDVPEVEQHVTSPDSNRKIIEELKKHALEHEQKYGRFPKTLIFAANDLPHTSHANQLVDICRRAFERGDAFVQKITGSKDVDRPLQRIREFRNRPLPGIVVSVDMMSTGVDIPDLEFIVLLRPIKSRILFEQMLGRGTRKGEKHPDKSHFTVFDCFGGSLLEYFRKATAISAIAPERVARTIEEVINDVWSNRDREYNICCLVKRLQRINKEIAPEGRDNLKVFLPDGDLGRYAQGLPHALNQDFVATMKLLRDPDFQKLLTDFPRPKRVFYVAIESQDTVSSEVLIRDAVGNEWTPGDYIKAFHAFVRENPDQIQAIGILLNRPQDWGMEALVDLQSKLAVTKLRFTVKNLQTAYGARYKKALVDIISMIKHAAREGEPLLTAEERVEKVFNIIRSRYEFSYEQQNWLARIREHLVANLSIDPKDFDEIPVLSREGGWQKARGVFEKGRLRQILQDFNQSIAA is encoded by the coding sequence ATGGTGCAGGGGCTGGGCGACGAACTAGAGTGGAAGACCCGGAAAAAGCGAATCGATCCGAGGCTGGATGCCTGCGACTGGAGATTACCCACGAAAGGGCAAGTGCCCCTTCGGACGCCGTACCGGACCGAGGAATACCCTACAGATAACGGGCCGGCAGATTACGCCCTGCATCTTGACGGGAAAGTTCTTGGGATCGTCGAGGCGAAGAAGGTAACACTCGGTCCGCAGAACGTTCTGACTCAAGCAGAGCGGTATGCACGCGGGGCCACCAATAACGGGTTCGATTTCAATGGACTGCGTGTACCGTTCCTCTATTCGACCAACGGTGAAGTGATCTGGTTCCATGATATCCGACATCCCCTAAACCGGTCCCGTCGCATCGCCGGATTCCACACGCCCGAAGCCCTAAAAGAGCAACTTGGCCGCGATTTCGACGCCTCCTGCCGATGGTTTACGGAGAATGCGAATGCCCACCCAAGATTGCGCCCCTACCAAGTAGAGGCAAACACCGCCACGGAGCAGGCCATCGCGAACCGGAAACGCGAAATGCTCGTGGCGATGGCCACGGGCTCCGGCAAGACGTTCACCATGGCGAATCAGATGTATCGATTCATGAAGTCCGGTGTATCCAAGCGCATTCTTTTCCTGGTGGATCGGCGGGCGCTCGCCGCCCAAGCCGTTCGCACGCTCGCCTCATTCGAACCGGAACCCGGACAGAAGTTCGACAAGCTCTACGAGGTTTACAGCCAACGTTTCCACCGCGACGATCTCGACGAAGAGGAGAAATTCGATCCGGAAGTCCTTCCGTCAGACTACCTGCTGAAGCCCAGCCCCGATCACTCGTTCGTTTACGTCTGCACCATCCAGCGAATGGCGATAAATCTTTTTGGACGGAACGCGATTTTCGGCTCGGGCGACGAGGAAATCGACGAGGATGCCGATCACCTCGATATCCCTATCCACGCCTTCGATGTCGTCATCGCCGACGAGTGCCACCGAGGCTACACATCTCAAGAACTTTCGGTCTGGCGGAACACGCTCGACCACTTCGATGCGATCAAAATCGGCCTCACCGCCACACCCGCCGCGCACACGACGAGCTATTTCAAGGAAGTCGTCTTCCGATATGAGTACGAACGAGCCGTCCGGGAGGGCTATCTCGTGGATTACGATCCCGTTGCCGTTCACTCCGATGTGCGGCTGCGCGGCGTGTTCGTCAAAGAAGGGGAGAAAGTTGAGAGGGTGGATACGGAGACCGGAAACGAGCAACTCGATCTCATGGAGGACGAGAGGCATTTCGACGTGCCGGAGGTGGAACAGCACGTCACGTCTCCGGATTCCAATCGCAAGATCATTGAAGAACTCAAGAAACACGCCTTGGAGCATGAACAGAAATACGGGCGCTTTCCCAAGACGTTGATCTTCGCCGCAAACGACCTGCCGCACACCTCCCATGCCAATCAGCTCGTCGACATCTGCCGCCGGGCATTCGAACGGGGCGATGCCTTCGTTCAAAAGATCACGGGATCGAAGGACGTCGACCGACCTCTCCAGCGCATCCGGGAATTCCGCAACCGTCCCCTTCCGGGTATCGTCGTCTCGGTCGACATGATGTCCACCGGGGTCGACATCCCCGATCTGGAATTCATCGTTCTCCTTCGGCCCATCAAGTCCCGCATCCTTTTTGAGCAGATGCTGGGCCGGGGCACCCGGAAGGGCGAAAAACATCCGGACAAATCCCATTTCACGGTATTCGACTGCTTCGGCGGTTCTCTTTTGGAATACTTCCGGAAGGCCACGGCAATTTCGGCCATCGCGCCGGAACGGGTGGCCCGGACCATCGAAGAGGTCATCAATGATGTCTGGAGCAACCGGGACCGCGAGTACAACATCTGTTGCCTGGTGAAGCGGCTTCAACGTATCAACAAGGAGATCGCGCCCGAGGGACGTGACAATCTGAAAGTTTTCTTGCCTGATGGCGATCTGGGCCGATACGCTCAAGGACTCCCCCACGCGCTCAATCAGGATTTCGTTGCCACGATGAAGCTCTTACGCGATCCCGACTTTCAGAAACTCCTGACCGATTTCCCCCGACCGAAACGCGTCTTTTACGTGGCCATCGAGAGCCAGGACACCGTCAGCTCGGAAGTCCTCATCCGGGATGCGGTTGGAAACGAATGGACGCCGGGGGACTACATCAAGGCCTTCCACGCTTTTGTTCGGGAGAATCCGGATCAGATCCAGGCGATTGGAATCCTCCTCAACCGACCCCAGGATTGGGGGATGGAGGCGCTCGTCGATCTTCAGAGCAAGCTGGCGGTCACCAAACTGCGGTTCACTGTGAAGAACTTGCAGACGGCCTACGGCGCACGCTACAAGAAAGCCCTGGTGGACATCATCTCGATGATCAAGCATGCGGCACGCGAGGGGGAACCTCTCCTGACCGCCGAGGAGAGGGTTGAGAAGGTGTTCAACATCATCAGGTCGCGCTACGAATTCAGCTACGAACAACAGAATTGGCTCGCCAGAATCCGCGAGCATCTCGTGGCCAATTTGTCCATCGACCCGAAGGACTTCGACGAGATTCCTGTTCTCTCGCGCGAGGGAGGATGGCAGAAAGCCAGAGGTGTTTTCGAGAAGGGCCGGCTTCGCCAAATCCTCCAGGATTTCAACCAATCCATCGCCGCATGA
- a CDS encoding tetratricopeptide repeat protein → MWSIIGAGVLLGVAAVWILLTPDNPLTSLFRGKISDTGGKVIIGPYPVESDFEILRGHGVKTIASLLDPRVPYEAVLLKREKTLGEKYGVTVINLPMASILGKALGADAEQRAAEAAAGIAGIDGKVYVHCYLGIHRVARVKALLDARGTESGSYLIRQGDRSQDTRLLDRAQQEFDERKYAQVIETLSGIAAPEPPAFLLRGWAAYHTGDMGGARIAFESALKDLPESTDGQLGLGYTALRQNDLSTADVQFSSVLKGDPANVSGLIGLGHVRFRQGNSQEAALRMETVLKLDPQNQEALELLGKVQAGRKK, encoded by the coding sequence GTGTGGTCAATTATTGGCGCCGGGGTTCTCCTCGGGGTCGCGGCGGTCTGGATTCTCCTGACGCCGGACAATCCATTGACGAGCCTGTTCCGCGGCAAGATTTCCGATACCGGTGGCAAGGTCATCATCGGGCCGTACCCGGTCGAGAGCGACTTCGAAATCCTTCGAGGCCATGGGGTGAAAACCATCGCCAGCCTTCTCGATCCCAGGGTTCCCTATGAGGCGGTGCTGCTGAAACGCGAGAAAACGCTGGGTGAAAAATACGGCGTAACGGTAATCAATCTCCCCATGGCGAGCATTCTTGGAAAAGCGCTTGGCGCGGATGCGGAGCAACGTGCCGCTGAAGCGGCAGCCGGCATCGCCGGGATCGACGGAAAAGTTTATGTTCACTGCTATCTGGGAATCCATCGAGTGGCCAGGGTGAAAGCGCTTCTGGACGCCAGGGGTACGGAGTCGGGGAGCTACCTCATCCGCCAAGGGGACCGTTCGCAAGACACCCGACTCCTGGATCGCGCCCAGCAGGAATTCGACGAGCGGAAGTATGCGCAGGTAATCGAAACCCTCTCGGGAATAGCCGCCCCGGAGCCGCCTGCGTTCCTGCTTCGCGGCTGGGCCGCCTATCACACGGGTGACATGGGGGGCGCTCGCATCGCCTTCGAGTCCGCTCTGAAGGATCTACCGGAAAGTACGGATGGGCAGCTCGGCCTCGGATACACGGCTCTGCGGCAGAACGATCTTTCGACGGCGGACGTTCAGTTCTCTTCCGTGCTCAAAGGCGATCCGGCGAATGTATCGGGCCTGATCGGACTCGGCCACGTGCGGTTCCGGCAGGGAAATTCGCAAGAAGCGGCGCTCAGGATGGAAACGGTCCTCAAGCTCGATCCCCAGAATCAGGAAGCCCTGGAACTCCTCGGGAAGGTTCAAGCTGGCAGGAAAAAATAA
- a CDS encoding site-specific integrase encodes MGRQAKKQRGVYEYPKASGVWWVVFYDQIGKRHREKVGPRGLAVEVYRKRKTEVREAKFFPESVGRAGTIQFRKIASAYVEYAVKNGKYMPSIERHVKFWTKVLGDRPADTITPDDIESVKQRLIEGHEPGTVNRYIGTLRAIYYRSMIDPKTRVKTNPAAFPKKRGLFLTEDNDRVRYLSEDERAKLLSACDTENIPLIRIAWNTGIRLTGLTSLRWGDADFHKRTITVRENKGGKTYEVPMNSEVYEILWGLRLRVIRRVQVRDAGNVTTLPSGQIKELPIFPAWFGRAVHYLSNFFRRLAKRAGVDDVHFHDLRHDFASRLAMAGVPLAEIGKLLGHSPKSLSLVLRYAHFSPDHMKSAVEKLSDVKVGDPTAIKTATEGDGKRR; translated from the coding sequence ATGGGAAGGCAGGCGAAGAAACAGCGGGGTGTGTACGAGTACCCCAAGGCATCGGGAGTGTGGTGGGTAGTGTTCTATGACCAGATCGGGAAACGTCACCGAGAAAAAGTTGGCCCGAGGGGGCTGGCCGTTGAGGTCTATCGGAAGCGCAAAACGGAAGTGCGGGAAGCAAAATTCTTCCCGGAGTCGGTCGGGCGAGCAGGAACAATTCAATTCCGAAAAATTGCGTCGGCTTATGTTGAGTACGCGGTGAAAAATGGGAAGTACATGCCGTCGATTGAACGTCACGTAAAGTTTTGGACGAAGGTTCTTGGGGATCGGCCCGCCGATACGATTACGCCCGACGACATTGAGAGCGTGAAACAACGTCTCATAGAGGGACATGAACCGGGAACTGTGAATCGATACATCGGGACTCTCCGGGCTATCTACTATCGTTCGATGATCGACCCTAAGACGAGGGTCAAGACGAACCCCGCCGCATTCCCCAAGAAGCGGGGGCTTTTCCTCACGGAGGACAATGACCGGGTCAGGTATCTGAGCGAAGATGAGCGCGCGAAGTTGCTATCGGCATGTGACACGGAGAACATCCCGCTGATCAGGATCGCGTGGAACACGGGGATTCGCCTGACGGGACTCACATCGCTCCGGTGGGGCGATGCTGATTTTCACAAGCGCACTATCACGGTCCGGGAGAATAAGGGCGGTAAGACGTACGAGGTACCGATGAACAGCGAAGTGTACGAAATTCTATGGGGGCTTCGGCTCCGAGTGATCCGGAGAGTCCAGGTAAGGGATGCGGGCAATGTGACTACGCTCCCATCGGGGCAAATCAAGGAGCTCCCCATTTTCCCCGCGTGGTTCGGCAGGGCCGTCCACTACTTGTCGAATTTTTTCAGACGTCTTGCGAAGCGGGCGGGAGTAGACGACGTACATTTTCACGATCTGCGCCACGATTTCGCGAGTCGCCTGGCCATGGCTGGCGTGCCACTTGCTGAAATCGGGAAGCTCCTGGGTCATTCCCCCAAGTCGCTCAGTTTGGTCCTTCGTTATGCACATTTTTCACCCGACCACATGAAGTCGGCTGTTGAGAAGCTTTCGGACGTGAAGGTAGGGGACCCAACAGCCATCAAGACAGCCACCGAGGGGGATGGCAAAAGGCGGTGA
- a CDS encoding helix-turn-helix domain-containing protein: MQKLIRPPDLAEKLGLKVSTVYKWVYLKKFPVGAVVKLGRALRFREEVIQKIMDGALRIGGKE, from the coding sequence ATGCAGAAACTCATCAGACCCCCTGACCTGGCTGAAAAGCTCGGGCTGAAGGTTAGTACGGTCTACAAATGGGTCTATCTGAAAAAGTTCCCGGTGGGAGCGGTGGTGAAATTAGGGCGTGCTCTTCGCTTCAGGGAGGAGGTGATTCAAAAGATCATGGACGGAGCCTTGCGGATCGGCGGAAAGGAATAA